In Parasteatoda tepidariorum isolate YZ-2023 chromosome 2, CAS_Ptep_4.0, whole genome shotgun sequence, one DNA window encodes the following:
- the LOC107447904 gene encoding uncharacterized protein isoform X1 yields MHYIGYHKAIGTSMVRSYFTCQGIVITFALICLVRTFGYVLVKDIHLRMALVGFIITNIVFVDLFRIFITAVGGNADKSETNSASGPPGEDTRAEQPTEKETGDWWFADEMRQLNSILTSLSLSCLTFSVVMGAASTFVSAQEIQWMAQAFSVSNLICSVSLVLFMKARPVQT; encoded by the exons AGGATACCACAAAGCAATTGGAACAAGCATGGTACGCTCTTACTTTACATGCCAAGGCATTGTAATTACCTTTGCATTGATTTGTCTTGTGAGGACTTTTGGATATGTCTTGGTGAAGGATATCCATCTAAGGATGGCCCTCGTTGGAttcattattacaaatatagTTTTCGTTGATCTCTTCAGAATATTTATCACAGCAGTTGGTGGAAATGCAGATAAAAGTGAAACAAATTCCGCTTCTGGGCCACCAGGTGAAGACACCAGAGCAGAACAGCCAACCGAAAAG GAAACTGGTGACTGGTGGTTCGCGGATGAAATGAGACAGCTAAATAGCATACTAACAAGTCTTTCCCTCAGTTGTTTAACCTTCTCAGTTGTGATGGGTGCAGCTTCTACTTTTGTTTCTGCTCAAGAGATTCAGTGGATGGCACAAGCATTTTCCGTCTCAAATCTTATATGTTCTGTTTCACTTGTACTATTCATGAAAGCTCGTCCTGTccaaacatga
- the LOC107447904 gene encoding uncharacterized protein isoform X2, which translates to MVRSYFTCQGIVITFALICLVRTFGYVLVKDIHLRMALVGFIITNIVFVDLFRIFITAVGGNADKSETNSASGPPGEDTRAEQPTEKETGDWWFADEMRQLNSILTSLSLSCLTFSVVMGAASTFVSAQEIQWMAQAFSVSNLICSVSLVLFMKARPVQT; encoded by the exons ATGGTACGCTCTTACTTTACATGCCAAGGCATTGTAATTACCTTTGCATTGATTTGTCTTGTGAGGACTTTTGGATATGTCTTGGTGAAGGATATCCATCTAAGGATGGCCCTCGTTGGAttcattattacaaatatagTTTTCGTTGATCTCTTCAGAATATTTATCACAGCAGTTGGTGGAAATGCAGATAAAAGTGAAACAAATTCCGCTTCTGGGCCACCAGGTGAAGACACCAGAGCAGAACAGCCAACCGAAAAG GAAACTGGTGACTGGTGGTTCGCGGATGAAATGAGACAGCTAAATAGCATACTAACAAGTCTTTCCCTCAGTTGTTTAACCTTCTCAGTTGTGATGGGTGCAGCTTCTACTTTTGTTTCTGCTCAAGAGATTCAGTGGATGGCACAAGCATTTTCCGTCTCAAATCTTATATGTTCTGTTTCACTTGTACTATTCATGAAAGCTCGTCCTGTccaaacatga